Proteins co-encoded in one Spiroplasma gladiatoris genomic window:
- a CDS encoding YneF family protein, translating into MEWWIVLIIAIVCAIVGGVLGFIITRKVIQKQLKDNPPINENQIRAMYRSMGRKPSEADIKKTMNAVKKGK; encoded by the coding sequence ATGGAATGATGAATAGTCTTAATAATAGCAATTGTTTGTGCTATTGTTGGTGGAGTGTTGGGTTTTATTATTACAAGAAAAGTAATTCAAAAACAATTAAAAGATAATCCTCCAATTAACGAAAATCAAATCAGAGCAATGTATAGAAGTATGGGTCGAAAGCCTTCAGAAGCTGATATTAAAAAAACAATGAATGCAGTTAAAAAAGGTAAATAG
- the tkt gene encoding transketolase: protein MNKQNKNLNALRILGIEAINKANSGHPGIVLGAAPILYTLLTKIMNINPKNPTWFNRDRFVLSAGHGSALLYSGLHLSGFNLSINDLKGFRQIDSLTPGHPEFGHTDGIDATTGPLGQGFAMAVGMALAETHLAKKYNKPNFEIINHYTYVLCGDGDLQEGVCQEAISFAGRYQLNKLIVFHDSNNIQLDAPVEVAQSEDIQAKFKAANWNCIKINDGEDLKAIELAIENAKNSNKPTYIEVKTVIGLGATNQGTQKVHGAPLGNDINKVKEYFNWQSEDFVIPKDIYEFYQKNVEFRGKQVNDNWDKLFKEYQNQFSDLADTLLNSITQNYQICKEDLLKLNNNIEQATRVSSGNVLDYLSKKIPALIGGSADLTESTKAKGADGNYDYNHLEGRNIMYGVREFAMAAINNGIALHKGLLPFCGGFFVFSDYMKPAIRLGALMGLQTLSIFTHDSIAVGEDGPTHQPIEQLSMIRSLPNINVFRPCDMQETIASYYNALQVKNQPSVIIATRQNLKELNHPGDIFENVKKGAYLISVQDNPDITLIATGSEVSLALEVKTILESNNHKVNVVSMVNQNAFEKQTLDYKNQIINKNTKRFSIELGSTYGWHKYLGDEGKAFGIDHFGYSAPANDVIKKIGFEANKIAKEILNTL, encoded by the coding sequence ATGAATAAACAAAATAAGAACTTAAACGCTTTAAGAATTTTAGGAATTGAAGCTATTAATAAAGCAAATTCTGGTCATCCGGGTATAGTTTTAGGGGCAGCTCCAATTTTATACACTTTATTAACAAAAATAATGAATATAAATCCAAAAAATCCAACTTGATTCAACAGAGACCGATTTGTATTAAGTGCAGGTCATGGAAGTGCATTACTATACTCTGGTTTGCATTTATCTGGTTTTAATTTATCAATAAATGATTTGAAAGGATTTAGACAAATAGATTCATTAACACCAGGCCATCCTGAGTTTGGGCATACTGATGGAATTGATGCAACAACAGGACCACTGGGACAAGGATTCGCAATGGCTGTCGGGATGGCTTTAGCAGAAACGCATTTAGCAAAAAAATATAATAAACCAAATTTTGAAATTATTAATCATTATACTTATGTGCTTTGTGGTGATGGAGATTTACAAGAAGGTGTTTGTCAAGAAGCAATTAGTTTTGCAGGAAGATATCAGCTAAATAAATTAATAGTTTTTCATGACTCAAACAATATCCAATTAGATGCACCAGTTGAAGTCGCTCAATCAGAAGATATTCAAGCAAAATTTAAAGCAGCAAATTGAAATTGTATTAAAATTAATGATGGTGAAGATTTAAAAGCAATTGAATTAGCAATTGAAAATGCTAAAAACTCAAATAAACCAACATATATTGAAGTAAAAACTGTTATTGGGTTAGGTGCCACAAACCAAGGAACTCAAAAAGTACACGGAGCTCCTTTAGGAAATGATATTAATAAAGTTAAAGAATATTTTAATTGACAAAGTGAAGACTTTGTTATTCCTAAAGATATTTATGAATTTTATCAAAAAAATGTAGAATTTAGAGGAAAACAAGTTAATGATAATTGAGATAAACTGTTTAAAGAATATCAAAATCAGTTCTCAGATTTAGCTGATACTTTATTAAACTCAATAACTCAAAATTATCAAATTTGCAAAGAAGATCTTTTAAAATTAAATAATAATATAGAACAAGCAACAAGAGTTAGTTCTGGTAATGTACTTGATTATTTAAGTAAAAAAATACCAGCTTTAATCGGAGGTAGTGCTGATTTAACTGAATCTACAAAAGCAAAAGGTGCTGATGGAAACTATGATTATAATCATTTAGAAGGTAGAAACATAATGTATGGGGTTAGAGAGTTTGCAATGGCTGCTATAAATAATGGTATCGCACTTCATAAAGGACTTTTACCATTTTGTGGAGGATTCTTTGTATTTTCAGATTATATGAAACCTGCGATTAGACTTGGTGCTTTAATGGGATTGCAAACTTTATCAATATTCACTCATGATTCAATTGCTGTTGGAGAAGATGGACCAACTCATCAACCTATTGAACAACTTTCAATGATTAGAAGCTTACCTAACATTAATGTTTTTAGACCGTGTGATATGCAAGAAACAATTGCTAGCTACTATAATGCTTTACAAGTAAAAAATCAGCCAAGTGTAATAATTGCAACTCGACAAAACTTAAAAGAGTTAAATCATCCTGGTGATATTTTTGAAAATGTTAAAAAAGGTGCTTATCTAATTAGTGTACAAGATAATCCAGATATTACTTTAATTGCAACCGGAAGTGAAGTTTCACTTGCTTTAGAAGTAAAAACTATTTTAGAATCAAATAATCATAAAGTTAATGTTGTTTCGATGGTAAATCAAAATGCTTTTGAAAAACAAACACTAGATTATAAAAATCAAATTATTAATAAAAATACAAAAAGATTTTCTATAGAATTAGGTTCAACTTATGGTTGACATAAATACTTAGGAGATGAAGGAAAAGCGTTTGGTATAGATCATTTTGGATATTCTGCACCAGCTAATGACGTTATTAAAAAAATAGGATTTGAAGCAAATAAAATTGCAAAAGAAATTTTAAATACTCTATAA
- the rpsU gene encoding 30S ribosomal protein S21: protein MASVIVREGEPIEKALKRFQKVAASSKAEARKREYHLSKKEKRIYKQKQNRKFG, encoded by the coding sequence ATGGCAAGTGTCATAGTACGTGAAGGTGAACCAATAGAAAAAGCTTTGAAAAGATTTCAAAAAGTGGCTGCTTCTTCAAAAGCTGAAGCAAGAAAACGTGAATATCACCTAAGTAAAAAAGAAAAACGTATTTATAAACAAAAACAAAACAGAAAATTTGGATAG
- the deoC gene encoding deoxyribose-phosphate aldolase, translating to MNLNRYIDHTLLKPDAKKSDIEKICKEAIDNEFATVCINPCNIENAKEFLKNSNVGITTVIGFPLGASTTQTKVFETQDAIQKGATEIDMVINIGNVKNQEWNKILNEMIEIKNAAKNNIVKVILENCLLTKEEIVKCCNLAIEAKLDFVKTSTGFSTGGATFGDVELMKKTVENKILIKAAGGVRTYDDAIKMIELGALRLGTSGGVSIVNGQKNDKEY from the coding sequence ATGAATTTAAATAGATATATAGATCATACTTTATTAAAGCCAGATGCAAAAAAAAGTGATATTGAAAAGATTTGCAAAGAAGCTATTGATAATGAATTTGCAACAGTTTGTATAAATCCGTGCAATATTGAAAATGCAAAAGAGTTTTTAAAAAACTCAAACGTAGGAATAACAACTGTTATAGGTTTTCCTTTAGGAGCATCAACTACTCAAACAAAAGTTTTTGAAACTCAAGATGCAATTCAAAAAGGAGCAACAGAAATTGATATGGTTATAAACATTGGAAATGTTAAAAATCAAGAATGGAATAAAATATTAAACGAAATGATTGAAATAAAAAATGCAGCAAAAAATAATATTGTTAAAGTTATTTTAGAAAATTGCTTACTTACAAAAGAAGAAATAGTTAAATGTTGTAATTTAGCGATTGAAGCAAAACTTGATTTTGTAAAAACTTCAACTGGTTTTTCAACCGGAGGTGCTACTTTTGGTGACGTAGAACTTATGAAAAAAACTGTAGAGAATAAAATTTTAATTAAAGCAGCAGGTGGTGTAAGAACTTATGATGATGCTATTAAAATGATTGAACTAGGAGCTTTAAGACTCGGAACAAGTGGAGGAGTTTCAATTGTTAATGGACAAAAAAATGATAAAGAATACTAA
- a CDS encoding amino acid permease yields the protein MSERAKTLTKLSILFMSFAIIFGFRNIINNQVQFGLLACVLFLVGGAIYAIPMVLLTSEFGSIHKLKNQEAGLGSFCAFALGKKGGFLASWASYFGNLFFFATMAPFTVIALSFFFYGKNGFDELAIVLSAKISDANATRLSTCTLALFAILIFWAGTYVSSKGPKWIGKITNIGGTASLCLGLLFILIALCYALPVNGVEETFGWNSFNALENQFNGDWWSFISMLPWLIFAYNGIETISVFIKDTKGGSRAFRIGSTIGMVCVIFLMVIGTLLLSMTISQSDIEKWGISNSYFMVYPKILGISESSGWHRAIVHIVGFVTALNGMGSLFFWTAAPAKVFLSEVPHNTMGKYLSKTDKNGIPLNALWIQAIVVSAILIIVGTTTSGEVEVGDDGVKAVTSSSDFLSRILQATTSLATVQMFYYFWAYIWFRWKNDDEPRDTKFFKNKIPAIILTSLALGLVVIAFFFGTVPSPTLWKKDWVDALITFILVFGGFIFFMGIGYLVWYLQVTRKGIQEDGSIDQSAIMSSKNRKTKVLNSTNENTNIVESKKVE from the coding sequence ATGTCAGAAAGAGCAAAAACTTTAACGAAATTATCGATATTGTTTATGAGTTTTGCGATAATTTTTGGTTTTAGAAATATAATTAATAACCAAGTCCAATTTGGACTGTTAGCTTGTGTACTATTTCTAGTTGGAGGAGCAATTTATGCAATACCAATGGTACTACTAACTTCAGAATTTGGAAGTATACATAAATTAAAAAATCAAGAAGCAGGTTTAGGATCGTTTTGTGCATTTGCACTTGGAAAAAAAGGAGGTTTCTTAGCAAGTTGAGCTAGCTACTTTGGAAATTTATTTTTCTTTGCTACTATGGCTCCGTTTACAGTAATTGCGTTAAGCTTTTTCTTTTATGGAAAAAATGGTTTTGATGAATTAGCCATAGTATTATCAGCTAAAATTAGTGATGCAAACGCAACAAGGTTAAGTACTTGTACATTGGCATTATTTGCAATTTTGATTTTTTGAGCAGGAACATATGTTTCTTCAAAAGGTCCAAAATGAATTGGAAAAATCACAAACATTGGAGGAACTGCTAGTCTTTGTTTAGGATTATTATTCATTTTAATAGCACTTTGTTACGCACTACCAGTAAATGGTGTTGAAGAAACTTTTGGATGAAATTCATTTAACGCACTAGAAAATCAATTTAACGGAGATTGATGAAGTTTTATATCAATGTTGCCGTGGTTAATATTTGCATATAATGGAATTGAAACAATTAGTGTTTTTATAAAAGATACAAAAGGTGGATCAAGAGCATTTAGAATTGGATCAACTATTGGAATGGTTTGTGTAATATTTTTAATGGTTATAGGAACATTATTATTAAGTATGACAATTTCACAATCAGATATTGAAAAATGAGGAATATCTAATTCTTACTTTATGGTTTATCCAAAGATTTTAGGAATAAGTGAATCTAGTGGTTGGCACCGTGCAATAGTTCATATTGTAGGATTTGTTACTGCCTTAAATGGAATGGGGTCGTTATTCTTTTGAACAGCTGCACCAGCAAAAGTATTTTTATCAGAAGTTCCACATAATACAATGGGAAAATATTTATCAAAAACAGATAAAAATGGAATACCATTAAATGCTTTATGAATTCAAGCAATTGTTGTCAGTGCTATTTTAATTATAGTTGGTACAACTACTTCAGGAGAAGTTGAAGTTGGAGATGATGGTGTAAAAGCTGTTACTAGTTCAAGTGACTTCTTATCAAGAATTCTTCAAGCAACAACCTCGCTAGCAACTGTTCAAATGTTTTATTACTTTTGAGCTTATATTTGGTTTAGGTGAAAAAACGATGATGAACCAAGAGATACGAAATTTTTTAAAAATAAAATACCAGCCATAATATTAACATCATTAGCATTAGGGTTAGTAGTTATTGCTTTCTTTTTTGGAACAGTTCCAAGTCCAACTCTTTGAAAAAAAGATTGAGTTGATGCATTAATTACTTTTATATTAGTATTTGGAGGATTTATATTCTTTATGGGGATTGGATATTTAGTTTGATATCTTCAAGTTACAAGAAAAGGAATTCAAGAAGATGGCTCAATTGATCAATCAGCAATTATGAGTTCAAAAAATAGAAAAACTAAAGTTTTAAATTCTACAAATGAAAATACAAATATTGTGGAATCTAAAAAAGTAGAGTAG
- a CDS encoding DUF896 domain-containing protein, with protein sequence METLIKRINELATLQKEDKLTPELKKEQEVLRKKYIELYKNGLLEQLKTIKLVDENGNDITNEKLKRLKEQK encoded by the coding sequence ATGGAAACTTTAATTAAAAGAATAAATGAATTAGCAACTTTACAAAAAGAAGATAAATTAACTCCAGAATTAAAAAAAGAACAAGAAGTTTTAAGGAAAAAATATATTGAACTTTACAAAAATGGTTTATTAGAACAATTAAAAACAATAAAATTAGTAGATGAAAATGGTAACGACATTACTAATGAAAAATTAAAAAGACTTAAAGAACAAAAATAA
- the yqeH gene encoding ribosome biogenesis GTPase YqeH, whose translation MKYSKNNEQIEEIEKQLEELEDKTLLAHINGEKKPNIKQRSKVSLTEANIGLGNTTNIDNDGPKKCVGCGVEMHNLDQRKPGYVIDAQKQDYCLRCFKIKNYNSLVEQDIFDEDFIAILDEINKNNEKIRYYYVIDIFDLPGSRLEWLEKMISSKEVVVLVNKIDLLPKAVNKVKIMKYVKKFFADSPLKDSKFILTSSIKSDYVYALISELKSIDYDQYIIGISNTGKSSLINACLFANQQVPSIVTSKYVNTTLNKIKINFTKKNYIYDTPGLVKQNHIATATASSYWDFFFFKKEIKQVTYQLLKGQTIFYGGLAWFTFEDGQERYTEKNKIKKTSFHFYINKLMPLHRTKANNIENYFRKNRHSLSPRLKDKDAKFKTINYEFDKSADFDLHISGLGWINFKSFIGMKLSITVPATESEIKVNLLSAMI comes from the coding sequence ATGAAATACTCTAAAAATAATGAACAAATTGAAGAGATAGAAAAACAACTTGAAGAACTTGAAGATAAAACTTTATTAGCTCACATAAATGGAGAAAAAAAACCTAACATAAAGCAAAGAAGTAAAGTTAGTTTAACAGAAGCAAACATTGGTTTAGGAAATACTACAAATATTGACAATGATGGTCCAAAAAAATGTGTTGGTTGCGGGGTTGAGATGCACAATCTCGACCAAAGAAAACCTGGGTATGTCATCGATGCCCAAAAGCAAGACTACTGTTTAAGATGTTTTAAAATTAAAAATTATAACAGCTTAGTAGAACAAGATATTTTTGATGAAGATTTTATTGCAATTTTGGATGAAATAAATAAAAATAATGAAAAAATTCGTTATTATTACGTAATTGATATTTTCGATTTACCAGGTAGTAGATTAGAATGATTAGAAAAAATGATTTCTTCAAAAGAAGTTGTTGTTCTAGTTAATAAAATAGATTTATTACCAAAAGCAGTTAATAAAGTAAAAATTATGAAGTATGTTAAAAAGTTTTTTGCAGACTCTCCATTAAAAGATTCAAAATTCATTTTAACTAGCTCAATTAAAAGTGATTATGTATATGCATTAATTAGTGAATTAAAATCTATTGATTATGATCAATATATTATTGGAATATCAAATACAGGTAAATCAAGTTTAATTAATGCTTGTTTATTTGCAAATCAACAAGTTCCTTCAATTGTTACAAGTAAATATGTTAATACAACTTTAAATAAAATAAAAATTAATTTTACTAAGAAAAATTACATTTATGACACTCCAGGATTGGTTAAACAAAATCATATAGCAACTGCAACTGCATCATCTTATTGAGATTTTTTCTTCTTTAAAAAAGAAATAAAACAAGTTACATATCAATTATTAAAAGGTCAAACAATTTTTTATGGGGGTCTTGCTTGATTTACATTTGAAGATGGACAGGAAAGATATACAGAAAAAAATAAAATTAAAAAAACAAGTTTTCATTTTTATATAAATAAATTAATGCCATTACATAGAACTAAAGCGAATAATATAGAAAATTATTTTAGAAAAAATCGTCACTCTTTATCACCACGGCTTAAAGACAAAGATGCTAAATTTAAAACAATAAATTATGAGTTTGATAAAAGTGCCGATTTTGATTTACATATTTCAGGATTGGGATGAATTAATTTTAAATCATTTATAGGTATGAAACTATCAATAACTGTGCCTGCAACTGAATCAGAGATTAAAGTAAATTTACTTTCTGCAATGATATAA
- a CDS encoding ROK family protein, which produces MKLILTVEINNLMSNVALLNQYGEIQLNFFVNHDFKNGLIENLYEKINTNLKKVGYELNDLYEKMGIAAAGYIDHNEGIVRYAGLLNFNNFNLKQKAQELFKKEVLVLNDANASALGEFWIGSAKHSDSLIFYKINCGIGGAIILEGKLVSGSRGFAGEFGHGGGIYDGKETNYICFCGAKGCIEAISGTKNIQDKFSHYINQNPNSKLAIFFNDKELVTLEDINLAYELKIDNEEIEKIFCHLLNPLIKHMATMINALDPESIIISGEIIVVKQIVFRIIKKEIYTYIIDKVADEINIKEATLGKDAPLIGAGYYVINDWKFS; this is translated from the coding sequence ATGAAATTAATTTTAACTGTAGAAATAAACAATTTAATGTCTAATGTTGCATTATTAAATCAATATGGAGAAATCCAACTTAACTTTTTTGTAAATCACGATTTTAAAAATGGTTTAATAGAAAATTTGTATGAAAAAATAAATACAAATTTAAAAAAAGTAGGTTATGAGCTAAATGATCTTTATGAAAAAATGGGAATAGCAGCTGCTGGTTATATCGATCATAATGAGGGAATTGTTAGATATGCTGGATTATTAAATTTTAACAACTTCAATTTAAAACAAAAAGCTCAAGAACTTTTTAAAAAAGAAGTTCTTGTCTTGAATGATGCAAATGCATCAGCATTAGGAGAATTTTGAATAGGTTCTGCCAAACATTCTGACTCATTAATTTTTTATAAAATTAATTGCGGGATTGGTGGAGCGATTATTTTAGAAGGAAAATTAGTGTCTGGTTCTAGAGGTTTTGCTGGTGAGTTTGGTCACGGTGGAGGTATATATGATGGCAAAGAAACGAATTACATTTGTTTTTGTGGTGCTAAAGGTTGTATTGAAGCTATTTCAGGAACAAAAAATATTCAAGATAAGTTTTCTCATTACATAAATCAAAATCCAAATAGTAAGTTAGCAATTTTTTTTAATGATAAAGAATTAGTAACTTTAGAAGATATAAACTTAGCATATGAACTAAAAATTGACAATGAGGAGATAGAAAAAATTTTTTGTCATTTATTAAACCCATTAATTAAACATATGGCAACAATGATAAATGCATTAGATCCAGAATCAATAATTATTTCAGGTGAAATTATTGTTGTAAAACAAATAGTCTTTAGAATTATTAAAAAAGAAATTTATACATATATAATTGATAAGGTAGCGGATGAAATAAATATTAAAGAAGCTACTTTAGGGAAAGACGCTCCACTTATTGGTGCGGGTTATTATGTAATTAATGATTGAAAATTTTCATAA
- the ruvB gene encoding Holliday junction branch migration DNA helicase RuvB produces the protein MKLNVNLNRPSNFDSYIGQENIIRNLKVYINSSLQRKCSLDHMLFYGCSGLGKTSLAYLISYELNKKIYVLNGTALQKPSDIISPLTSLKEGEILFIDEIHAISKEVFEVLYPVLEDNSLSVIIGKDYNSKIVNINLPNFTLICATTELNKLSDPFVNRFPISFYFEGYKVHEIAKILEINSKKYNLNINYEILEFIANFCKNNPRIAINILKRINDYIVIEKPTKITKEYITSILNTLNIYKYGLNNQDLFYLKILKENKVIGIESIKQIMNTQISIITNNIEPNLLLHGIIRKTSKGRVLTDKGFDFLNELIKI, from the coding sequence ATGAAATTAAATGTTAATTTAAATAGACCAAGTAATTTTGATAGTTATATCGGTCAAGAGAATATAATTAGAAATTTAAAAGTTTATATAAATTCTTCATTGCAGCGTAAATGTAGTCTTGATCACATGCTTTTTTATGGATGTAGTGGTTTAGGAAAAACCAGCCTAGCATACTTAATATCTTATGAATTAAATAAGAAAATTTATGTTTTAAATGGAACAGCATTACAAAAACCTAGTGATATTATTTCACCACTTACTTCTTTAAAAGAAGGAGAAATATTATTTATAGATGAAATACATGCTATCTCAAAAGAAGTTTTTGAAGTTTTATATCCAGTTTTAGAAGACAATAGTTTAAGCGTAATAATAGGAAAAGATTATAATTCTAAGATTGTTAATATAAACTTGCCCAACTTTACTTTAATTTGTGCAACAACTGAGTTAAATAAATTATCTGATCCTTTTGTAAATAGATTTCCTATTAGTTTTTATTTTGAAGGTTATAAAGTCCATGAAATCGCAAAAATATTAGAAATAAATTCTAAAAAGTATAATTTAAATATTAATTATGAAATTTTAGAGTTTATTGCTAACTTTTGTAAAAATAATCCAAGAATCGCAATTAATATTTTAAAAAGAATTAATGATTATATTGTGATTGAAAAACCTACTAAAATAACAAAAGAATACATTACTAGTATCTTAAATACTTTAAATATTTATAAATATGGATTAAACAATCAAGATTTGTTTTACTTAAAGATACTAAAAGAAAATAAAGTAATTGGTATTGAATCCATAAAACAAATTATGAATACTCAAATATCAATTATAACTAATAATATAGAACCAAATTTATTATTACATGGTATTATAAGAAAAACTTCAAAAGGAAGAGTGTTAACCGATAAAGGATTTGATTTCTTAAACGAATTAATTAAAATATAA
- a CDS encoding YqeG family HAD IIIA-type phosphatase, whose protein sequence is MASKKSFLLLNYFKPSIYLESYKKINLDSLKNSGIKLVMCDMDNTLISWNERIPNADVIKFVKSVYAHNMEFVLFSNNIRSRVENFAKKAGIRNYFWDCKKPLMGKFKLVKKLMPYKENEIVLIGDQLITDVLVANRGHIKSILVSPLGRTNGEKKIVQFLEGFILNRLTQKNILHEGFYNEGELGGNYEIL, encoded by the coding sequence ATGGCTAGCAAAAAAAGTTTTCTACTTTTAAACTACTTTAAACCCTCAATTTATTTAGAAAGTTATAAGAAAATAAATCTTGACTCTTTAAAAAATAGTGGAATTAAATTAGTTATGTGTGATATGGACAACACTTTAATAAGTTGAAATGAAAGAATTCCTAATGCAGATGTAATTAAATTTGTAAAAAGTGTTTATGCTCATAACATGGAATTTGTTTTATTCTCAAATAACATTAGAAGTAGAGTTGAAAATTTTGCAAAAAAAGCTGGTATAAGAAATTATTTCTGAGATTGTAAAAAACCTTTAATGGGTAAATTTAAGTTAGTTAAAAAATTAATGCCATATAAAGAAAATGAAATTGTTTTAATTGGAGATCAATTAATAACTGATGTTTTAGTAGCTAATCGTGGTCATATAAAAAGCATCTTAGTTTCTCCGCTAGGTAGAACTAATGGAGAGAAAAAAATTGTGCAATTTTTAGAAGGTTTTATATTAAACAGGTTAACTCAAAAAAATATTTTACATGAAGGATTTTATAACGAAGGAGAACTAGGTGGTAACTATGAAATACTCTAA
- a CDS encoding PTS transporter subunit EIIC — MNNKLRKKINKEMKYSSVFKSFELSWYTKNSLKTFMRKLGSTFGFVIILMPVFGVILSIGNLLNTYNAPKVLSNLFTNIGTLLFTNIGLWFAIALTIGFTNNKGVAVYSSIIFYFAFTLTMAAFIQTKNTNNNTFDILFWKNLEQKIYLTSIFGFLTFNTGVIGGFLSGAITTLIYNRFKETKLIVGLEFFSKEKFVLVLIPFVAILFAILWLIFWPSIGYSLRFLGMGLANSPTGLDSFIFATVSRFLTPFGAGMLIHSPLWYTELGGSLRNYEGQLFAQYLLRTQPGNISWLSEFVDMLMSQKPGSWAQTSVEDFINASNLTSDAKKEIISLLSNWHYNVGDYQGSAINLLDLRGDQVIAANVINNNYITMQDCWNVGLRVSRFIAAGFANSIFVLPAIGLAIFLQIDKKDRKKYIGSFIIAFASSALLGITEPLEYMFCYICPIFYFGVYSPMLGIIGAISSIAQLKLGTTFSTGLFDLIFNGAIPTIAGQNTRIWLVPILGVIFGVIEFTMAYFYFKYTKFDPFEKYLSKKDTIKANINELKLNLYSYKNIKNIKVEDNKLILITNKPINIEFIEKWFSNVKFNSDCEYKMTIKKEFQETIEVLFESLKESNNLSKFKKEDKKAFLTCKKDYKRYKKSLKKIPIN; from the coding sequence ATGAATAATAAATTAAGAAAAAAAATAAATAAAGAAATGAAGTATTCATCAGTTTTTAAAAGTTTTGAATTGTCTTGATATACAAAAAATAGTTTGAAAACTTTTATGAGAAAGTTAGGATCTACTTTTGGTTTTGTAATTATATTGATGCCTGTTTTTGGTGTAATTTTATCAATTGGAAATTTATTAAACACCTATAACGCACCTAAAGTTTTAAGCAATTTGTTTACAAATATTGGAACTTTATTATTTACAAATATAGGACTTTGATTCGCAATAGCCTTAACAATTGGTTTTACAAATAATAAAGGGGTTGCTGTTTATTCTAGCATTATTTTTTATTTTGCTTTTACATTAACAATGGCGGCATTTATACAAACTAAAAACACCAATAACAACACTTTTGACATTTTATTTTGAAAAAATTTAGAGCAAAAAATATATTTAACTTCAATCTTTGGATTTTTAACTTTTAACACTGGAGTAATTGGTGGTTTTTTATCTGGAGCGATTACAACTTTGATTTATAATCGGTTTAAAGAAACTAAATTAATTGTTGGTCTTGAATTTTTTTCTAAAGAAAAATTTGTATTAGTATTAATCCCATTTGTAGCAATTTTATTTGCTATTTTATGACTAATATTTTGACCTTCTATTGGATATTCTTTAAGGTTTTTAGGAATGGGTCTTGCAAATTCGCCAACCGGTTTAGACTCATTTATATTCGCAACTGTTTCTAGATTTTTAACACCGTTTGGAGCAGGAATGTTGATTCACTCACCACTATGATATACAGAATTAGGAGGAAGTTTAAGAAACTATGAGGGACAACTATTTGCCCAATATTTACTTAGAACACAACCGGGTAATATTTCATGACTTTCTGAATTTGTAGACATGTTGATGAGTCAAAAACCTGGTAGTTGAGCACAAACTAGTGTTGAAGATTTTATTAATGCTTCTAATTTGACTAGTGATGCTAAAAAAGAAATTATAAGTCTTTTGAGTAATTGGCATTATAATGTTGGTGATTATCAAGGATCTGCTATTAATTTATTAGATTTAAGAGGTGATCAAGTAATTGCTGCAAATGTTATTAATAATAATTACATAACTATGCAAGATTGTTGGAATGTTGGACTAAGAGTTTCAAGGTTTATTGCTGCAGGTTTTGCAAACTCAATTTTTGTACTTCCTGCTATTGGACTAGCTATATTTCTACAAATTGATAAAAAAGATCGAAAAAAATACATAGGGTCTTTTATAATTGCGTTTGCATCGTCTGCGCTTCTAGGGATCACTGAACCACTAGAATACATGTTTTGTTATATTTGTCCAATATTTTACTTTGGAGTATATTCTCCAATGTTAGGAATAATTGGTGCTATTAGTTCAATTGCACAACTGAAATTGGGCACAACATTTTCAACCGGTTTATTTGATTTAATTTTTAATGGTGCAATTCCTACTATAGCTGGTCAAAACACAAGGATATGATTGGTACCAATTTTAGGGGTTATTTTTGGTGTAATAGAGTTTACAATGGCCTATTTTTATTTTAAATATACAAAATTTGATCCATTTGAAAAGTATTTATCAAAAAAAGATACTATAAAAGCAAATATCAATGAATTAAAATTGAATTTGTATAGTTATAAAAATATTAAAAATATTAAAGTTGAAGATAATAAATTGATTTTAATTACAAATAAACCGATTAATATAGAATTTATTGAAAAGTGATTTTCAAATGTTAAATTTAATAGTGATTGTGAGTACAAAATGACTATTAAAAAAGAGTTTCAAGAAACAATAGAGGTTTTATTTGAATCTTTAAAAGAATCAAATAATTTATCTAAATTTAAAAAAGAAGATAAAAAAGCTTTTTTAACATGTAAAAAAGATTATAAAAGATACAAAAAATCTCTAAAAAAAATTCCAATAAATTAA